The proteins below come from a single Oscillospiraceae bacterium genomic window:
- a CDS encoding YihY/virulence factor BrkB family protein codes for MKPKLTRWTNTALAVLRRYLALDMTVYAGSATLFLLTASFPLLMWVLLLVNLIPAFSVEGVAELLADFLPPIPEIQAAAVQLLQSLSGQSAQFVASLAVLTTIVSASGGVSALQVGLQRLTPGSRRTFLNRLLAIGYTFVFELLLLVMLALQGIRSLFAHFADTLPFFRHYAAVVHHLQRVADIGRFVTIPLLFVLLLLIYTYVPGGRRTLRSQLPGTIFATAGWLIFSRVFSFYIAHFWRRSYIYGSLTAVILLILWLYVIINLLFIGAGLNAELLPKGFSPKGEAVRKAD; via the coding sequence ATGAAGCCGAAGCTGACCCGTTGGACAAACACCGCCCTGGCCGTGCTGCGCCGCTATCTGGCACTGGATATGACGGTCTACGCCGGGTCGGCCACGCTGTTTTTGCTCACAGCATCCTTTCCGCTTTTGATGTGGGTGCTGCTGCTTGTCAATTTGATCCCCGCCTTTTCAGTGGAGGGTGTAGCCGAGCTGCTGGCGGATTTTCTGCCCCCGATCCCCGAGATTCAGGCCGCCGCCGTGCAGCTTTTGCAGAGCCTGAGCGGCCAGTCGGCCCAGTTTGTGGCCTCGCTGGCCGTGCTGACCACCATCGTCTCGGCGTCCGGCGGTGTGAGCGCGCTGCAGGTGGGGCTGCAGCGGCTGACGCCCGGCTCTCGCCGCACCTTTCTGAACCGGCTGCTCGCCATCGGGTACACCTTTGTGTTTGAGCTTTTGCTGCTCGTCATGCTGGCCCTGCAGGGCATACGGTCGCTGTTTGCGCATTTTGCCGATACGCTGCCGTTTTTCCGGCATTATGCAGCGGTGGTGCATCATCTGCAGCGGGTGGCCGACATCGGCCGATTCGTGACGATCCCGCTGCTTTTTGTGCTGCTGCTGCTGATCTACACCTATGTGCCGGGCGGGCGGCGCACGCTGCGCAGCCAGCTGCCGGGCACGATCTTTGCCACGGCCGGGTGGCTGATCTTTTCGCGGGTATTTTCCTTTTACATCGCGCATTTCTGGCGGCGGTCGTATATCTACGGTTCCCTGACGGCGGTGATCCTGCTGATCCTGTGGCTGTATGTGATCATCAATCTGCTGTTTATCGGGGCAGGGCTGAATGCGGAGCTGCTACCCAAAGGCTTCTCCCCCAAGGGAGAAGCTGTCCGCAAAGCGGACTGA
- a CDS encoding TrkA family potassium uptake protein codes for MKSSAESYGVIGLGRFGTALVKTLSDAGKEVIAVDKDEAKVKAVRGWTDYAFVIDELNEAALKETGMQNCGTVTICIGERIDISILTTMLVTKLGVPHVISKAASEVHGEVLKQLGAEVVYPEADMAVRIGKRLISGNLLDYVALGDGVEVRRIAVGGKMLGKSVRELDLRKVYGINVIAVEHARQTNVEFSADYTFKDGDVMAVVGKVAKIDRFEKEM; via the coding sequence ATGAAAAGTTCCGCCGAAAGCTACGGTGTCATCGGCCTGGGCCGCTTCGGCACCGCACTGGTAAAAACGCTGTCGGACGCCGGCAAGGAGGTCATCGCCGTTGACAAGGACGAGGCCAAGGTCAAGGCAGTGCGCGGCTGGACCGATTACGCCTTTGTCATTGACGAGCTGAACGAGGCCGCACTCAAGGAGACCGGCATGCAGAACTGCGGCACTGTCACGATCTGCATCGGCGAACGGATCGACATCAGCATCCTGACAACGATGCTTGTCACCAAGCTCGGCGTGCCGCATGTGATCTCCAAGGCGGCCAGCGAGGTACATGGCGAGGTCCTCAAGCAGCTGGGGGCTGAGGTCGTCTATCCGGAGGCCGATATGGCCGTGCGCATCGGCAAGCGGCTGATCTCAGGCAACCTGCTGGACTATGTCGCACTGGGGGACGGTGTCGAGGTGCGCCGCATCGCTGTGGGCGGCAAAATGCTGGGTAAGAGTGTGCGGGAGCTTGACCTGCGCAAGGTCTACGGCATCAATGTCATCGCGGTGGAGCATGCCCGCCAGACCAATGTTGAGTTCTCCGCGGACTATACCTTTAAGGACGGCGATGTCATGGCCGTGGTCGGCAAGGTCGCCAAGATCGACCGGTTTGAGAAGGAGATGTGA
- a CDS encoding H(+)-transporting ATPase, with product MQHIRNAVQQFLKTQPPARIIAIGFALLILCGAALLMLPFSVHPGVHITPLNALFTSTSAVCVTGLVVVDTGDTFSLFGQLVIAVLIQIGGLGVASIGMGLALVTGRRISLKGRSLVREALNVENLNGMVKLVRAVLLMTVLCEAAGAVLSFPAFARDHMPLRAVWLSIFHSIASFNNAGFDALGGGTSLIPYRDDLLLNIVTDALVIVGGIGFMVILDVGRCRGNFRKMSFHTKVVLSTTAVLLFGGMALLQLTDGLGWMTAFFQSMTARTAGFCTVDFSTLSNAGLLVIMLLMFIGASPGSTGGGIKTTTFFVLMQQVRSIFSKRRLGAFHRRLPDAALPKAATITLMGIIVVLGGTFGLCILEPEMDFVRLLFEQISAYSTSGLSTGITAGLCAGSRVLLILTMFIGRVGAVTLLSLWVERPEPTARYTEEAITIG from the coding sequence ATGCAGCATATCCGCAATGCGGTCCAACAATTTTTAAAGACGCAGCCCCCGGCGCGGATCATCGCCATCGGCTTTGCGCTGCTGATCCTCTGCGGTGCGGCGCTGCTCATGCTGCCGTTCTCGGTGCATCCGGGGGTGCATATCACACCGCTGAACGCACTTTTTACCTCTACCAGCGCCGTCTGCGTCACCGGGCTGGTCGTGGTGGACACCGGCGACACCTTCAGTCTGTTCGGCCAGCTGGTCATCGCGGTGCTGATCCAGATCGGCGGTCTGGGCGTGGCGTCCATCGGTATGGGGCTGGCCCTTGTGACAGGGCGGCGCATCAGCCTGAAGGGCCGTTCCCTTGTGCGGGAGGCGCTGAATGTCGAAAACCTGAACGGCATGGTCAAACTCGTGCGGGCCGTCCTGCTCATGACGGTGCTGTGCGAGGCAGCGGGCGCGGTGCTGAGCTTTCCGGCCTTTGCCCGGGACCACATGCCGCTGCGGGCGGTCTGGCTCAGTATTTTTCACTCGATCGCCTCCTTTAATAATGCGGGGTTTGACGCACTGGGCGGCGGCACCAGCCTGATCCCCTACCGGGATGATCTGCTGCTGAACATCGTTACCGATGCGCTCGTCATCGTGGGCGGCATCGGCTTTATGGTCATCCTCGATGTCGGCCGCTGCCGCGGCAATTTCCGCAAAATGAGCTTTCACACCAAGGTCGTGCTTTCCACCACGGCGGTGCTGCTCTTCGGCGGCATGGCGCTTTTGCAGCTGACCGACGGCCTTGGCTGGATGACGGCGTTTTTCCAGAGCATGACGGCCCGCACGGCGGGCTTCTGCACGGTGGATTTCAGCACCCTGAGCAACGCGGGCCTGCTGGTCATTATGCTGCTGATGTTTATCGGCGCATCGCCGGGGTCCACGGGCGGCGGCATCAAGACGACCACCTTTTTTGTGCTGATGCAGCAGGTGCGGTCGATCTTCTCCAAGCGGCGGCTCGGCGCATTCCACCGCCGCCTGCCGGACGCTGCGCTGCCCAAGGCTGCGACCATCACCCTGATGGGGATCATCGTTGTTCTGGGCGGCACCTTCGGCCTCTGCATCCTTGAGCCGGAGATGGATTTTGTCCGGCTGCTGTTTGAGCAGATCTCGGCCTACAGCACGTCAGGGCTTTCCACCGGCATCACGGCGGGGCTTTGCGCCGGCAGCCGGGTGCTGCTGATCCTTACCATGTTCATCGGCCGCGTGGGTGCGGTGACGCTGCTCTCCCTCTGGGTCGAGCGCCCCGAGCCCACCGCCCGCTATACCGAAGAAGCCATCACGATTGGGTAA
- a CDS encoding phosphoglycerate kinase, producing the protein MGLGKKTIDDENYAGKRVLVRCDFNVPMKDGVITNDNRINAALPTIKKLINDGAKVILCSHLGKPKNGPEAKFSLAPVAVRLSEKLGQPVVFADDDNVVGENAKAAVATMNNGDVVLLQNTRFRKEETKNLPEFSEELASLADAYVDDAFGSCHRAHCSTAGVTDYVKDTAVGYLMEKEIKYLGNAVNDPERPFTAILGGAKVADKLNVISNLLEKVDTLIIGGGMAYTFLKAQGYEIGKSLCDDSKLDYCKEMMAKAQEKGVKLLLPVDAACIKDFPDPIDAPIETVIVPVTAIPADMEGCDIGPETMKLFADAVKASKTVVWNGPMGVFENPTLAAGTLAVAKAMAESDATTVIGGGDSAAAVQQMGLGDKMTHISTGGGASLEYLEGKELPGIAVIQKA; encoded by the coding sequence ATGGGTTTGGGTAAAAAGACCATTGACGATGAGAACTACGCCGGTAAGCGCGTACTGGTTCGCTGCGACTTCAACGTCCCGATGAAGGACGGCGTTATCACCAACGATAACCGCATCAATGCCGCACTGCCGACGATCAAGAAGCTGATCAACGACGGCGCTAAGGTCATCCTGTGCAGCCATCTGGGCAAGCCGAAGAACGGCCCCGAGGCCAAGTTCAGCCTGGCCCCCGTTGCTGTGCGCCTGAGCGAGAAGCTGGGCCAGCCCGTTGTTTTTGCCGATGATGACAATGTTGTCGGCGAGAATGCCAAGGCTGCCGTTGCCACCATGAACAACGGCGATGTCGTTCTGCTGCAGAACACCCGCTTCCGCAAGGAGGAGACCAAGAACCTGCCTGAGTTCAGCGAGGAGCTGGCCAGCCTGGCCGACGCTTATGTCGATGACGCCTTCGGCTCCTGCCACCGTGCCCACTGCTCCACCGCCGGTGTGACCGACTATGTCAAGGATACCGCTGTCGGCTACCTGATGGAGAAGGAGATCAAGTACCTCGGCAACGCCGTGAACGATCCCGAGCGCCCCTTCACCGCCATTCTGGGCGGCGCCAAGGTCGCTGACAAGCTGAATGTTATCTCCAACCTGCTCGAGAAGGTCGATACCCTGATCATCGGCGGCGGCATGGCCTACACCTTCCTGAAGGCACAGGGCTATGAGATCGGCAAGAGCCTGTGCGATGACTCCAAGCTGGATTACTGCAAGGAGATGATGGCCAAGGCACAGGAGAAGGGCGTCAAGCTGCTGCTGCCTGTTGACGCTGCCTGCATCAAGGACTTCCCCGATCCCATTGATGCCCCCATCGAGACTGTGATCGTCCCTGTCACCGCTATCCCGGCTGACATGGAAGGCTGCGACATCGGCCCCGAGACCATGAAGCTGTTTGCTGACGCCGTCAAGGCCAGCAAGACCGTTGTCTGGAACGGCCCCATGGGCGTGTTTGAGAACCCGACCCTCGCTGCCGGCACTCTGGCTGTTGCCAAGGCCATGGCAGAGAGCGATGCCACCACCGTCATCGGCGGCGGCGACTCCGCAGCTGCTGTCCAGCAGATGGGTCTGGGCGACAAGATGACCCACATCTCCACCGGCGGCGGCGCTTCTCTCGAGTACCTCGAGGGCAAGGAACTGCCCGGCATTGCCGTCATCCAGAAGGCTTGA
- a CDS encoding sugar kinase, with the protein MEHSNPILMGNNSPQKFITIGEVMLRLTPPNYEKIRMTSTFEASYGGSEANIALALANLGVDSTFFSVVPNNSLGKSAVRWLRCNDVHCTPMILSTKEETPSHRLGTYYLETGYGIRPSKVIYDRMHSALTEYDLSKVDLDALFDGFDWLHLSGITPALNRNCADFILRCLKTAKEKGLTVSFDGNFRSTLWSWEEARDYCTQCLPYVDVLFGIEPYHLWKDDENHAKGDWKDGVPLQPSYEQQDEIFQHFIDRYPNIKCIARHVRYAHSGSENSLKAFLWYEGHTFESKLFTFNILDRVGGGDAFASGLIYAMMHDYKPMDMVNFAVASSAIKHTIHGDANITDDVDSIRNLMNMNYDIKR; encoded by the coding sequence ATGGAGCACAGCAATCCGATCCTGATGGGCAACAACAGCCCGCAGAAATTCATCACCATCGGCGAGGTGATGCTGCGACTGACCCCGCCGAACTATGAAAAGATCCGCATGACCTCCACCTTTGAGGCCAGCTACGGCGGCAGCGAGGCCAATATTGCGCTGGCACTGGCCAACCTTGGGGTGGATTCCACCTTCTTCAGCGTGGTGCCCAACAACTCGCTGGGCAAAAGCGCCGTGCGCTGGCTGCGCTGCAACGATGTACACTGCACGCCGATGATCCTCTCCACCAAGGAGGAGACCCCCAGCCATCGTCTAGGCACCTATTATCTTGAGACCGGCTACGGCATCCGCCCCAGCAAGGTCATCTATGACCGTATGCACAGCGCCCTGACCGAGTACGACCTGAGCAAGGTCGATCTTGATGCGCTGTTTGATGGCTTTGACTGGCTGCACCTGTCCGGCATTACCCCGGCGCTAAACCGCAACTGCGCCGACTTTATCCTGCGCTGCCTCAAGACCGCCAAGGAGAAGGGCCTGACCGTCAGCTTTGACGGCAATTTCCGCTCCACCCTCTGGTCATGGGAGGAGGCCCGCGACTATTGCACCCAGTGCCTGCCCTATGTGGATGTGCTGTTCGGCATTGAGCCGTACCACCTGTGGAAGGATGACGAGAACCACGCCAAGGGCGACTGGAAGGACGGCGTCCCCCTGCAGCCCAGCTATGAGCAGCAGGATGAGATCTTCCAGCATTTTATCGACCGTTACCCCAACATCAAGTGCATTGCCCGCCATGTGCGCTACGCCCATTCCGGCAGTGAAAACAGCCTCAAGGCCTTCCTCTGGTATGAGGGACATACCTTTGAGTCCAAGCTTTTCACCTTCAACATCCTCGACCGCGTGGGCGGCGGTGATGCCTTTGCCAGCGGCCTGATCTACGCCATGATGCACGATTACAAGCCGATGGATATGGTCAACTTTGCAGTGGCGTCCAGTGCCATCAAGCACACCATCCACGGCGATGCGAACATCACCGACGATGTGGACAGCATCCGCAACCTGATGAATATGAACTACGATATCAAGCGGTAA